The following proteins are co-located in the Gossypium hirsutum isolate 1008001.06 chromosome A02, Gossypium_hirsutum_v2.1, whole genome shotgun sequence genome:
- the LOC107927450 gene encoding heat shock 70 kDa protein 6, chloroplastic, with translation MASSTAQIHVLGGIGFASSRKPNHHAPRTVFFGQRLGKPSPLNAAFLRLAKTNGKRYNVGPVRVVNEKVVGIDLGTTNSAVAAMEGGKPTIVTNAEGQRTTPSVVAYTKTGDRLVGQIAKRQAVVNPENTFFSVKRFIGRKMSEVDEESKQVSYKVVRDDNGNVKLECPAIGKQFAAEEISAQVLRKLVDDASKFLNDKVTKAVVTVPAYFNDSQRTATKDAGRIAGLEVLRIINEPTAASLAYGFEKKNNETILVFDLGGGTFDVSVLEVGDGVFEVLSTSGDTHLGGDDFDKRIVDWLADSFKRDEGIDLLKDKQALQRLTETAEKAKMELSSLTQANISLPFITATADGPKHIETTITRVKFEELCSDLLDRLKTPVENSLRDAKLSFQDIDEVILVGGSTRIPAVQELVRKMTGKEPNVTVNPDEVVALGAAVQAGVLSGDVSDIVLLDVSPLSLGLETLGGVMTKIIPRNTTLPTSKSEVFSTAADGQTSVEINVLQGEREFVRDNKSLGSFRLDGIPPAPRGVPQIEVKFDIDANGILSVTAVDKGTGKKQDITITGASTLPNDEVDRMVKEAEKFSKEDKERRDAIDTKNQADSVVYQTEKQLKELGDKVPGPVKEKVEAKLQELKDAIAGDSTQGMKDAMAALNQEVMQLGQSLYNQPGAGGSSAGPAAGGETGPSDSSNKGPEGDVIDADFTDSK, from the exons ATGGCTTCTTCCACTGCTCAAATCCACGTACTCGGTGGCATCGGTTTCGCTTCTTCTCGAAAACCCAACCACCATGCACCCAGAACCGTTTTCTTCGGTCAACGACTTGGTAAACCGTCGCCGTTAAACGCAGCCTTCTTACGGTTAGCGAAAACCAATGGAAAACGGTACAATGTTGGGCCGGTTAGAGTTGTGAACGAGAAAGTGGTCGGAATCGATCTCGGGACTACTAACTCGGCGGTTGCGGCTATGGAAGGAGGGAAACCCACGATTGTTACGAACGCGGAAGGGCAAAGAACGACGCCGTCAGTGGTGGCGTATACAAAGACTGGGGATAGGTTGGTTGGGCAGATTGCTAAACGACAAGCCGTCGTTAACCCTGAGAATACGTTCTTCTCTGTTAAGAGGTTTATTGGGAGGAAGATGTCAGAAGTGGACGAGGAATCTAAACAGGTTTCTTATAAGGTTGTAAGGGATGACAATGGTAATGTTAAGCTTGAGTGTCCTGCCATTGGTAAACAATTCGCCGCCGAGGAAATTTCAGCTCAG GTTTTAAGAAAGCTTGTTGATGATGCTTCAAAGTTTTTAAACGATAAAGTGACAAAAGCTGTTGTTACTGTCCCTGCGTACTTCAATGATTCCCAACGGACAGCAACAAAGGATGCCGGTCGAATTGCCGGGTTAGAAGTTCTTCGGATTATCAATGAACCTACGGCTGCCTCTTTGGCATATGGGTTTGAGAAGAAGAACAATGAAACCATCCTTGTGTTTGATCTTGGAGGTGGTACTTTTGATGTTTCAG TGCTTGAAGTTGGTGATGGAGTGTTTGAGGTGCTTTCTACATCTGGGGACACACATTTGGGTGGTGATGACTTTGATAAG AGAATTGTTGACTGGCTTGCTGACAGCTTCAAGAGAGATGAAGGCATTGATCTTTTGAAAGACAAACAAGCTCTTCAGCGGTTAACCGAGACAGCTGAGAAAGCTAAAATGGAGTTATCATCTTTGACTCAGGCAAATATAAG TTTACCTTTCATTACTGCCACGGCAGATGGGCCAAAACACATTGAGACCACCATTACCAGGGTTAAGTTTGAGGAATTGTGCTCAGACCTTCTTGACAG GCTCAAGACACCAGTGGAGAATTCCCTTAGGGATGCAAAATTGTCCTTTCAAGACATAGATGAGGTTATTCTTGTTGGTGGATCAACACGTATCCCGGCTGTTCAGGAACTTGTGAGGAAGATGACCGGCAAGGAACCTAATGTGACTGTCAATCCAGATGAAGTTGTTGCCTTGGGTGCTGCAGTTCAG GCTGGTGTTTTATCTGGAGATGTCAGTGATATTGTGCTTTTGGATGTGTCCCCGTTGTCACTTGGTCTCGAAACTCTTGGTGGTGTCATGACCAAAATCATCCCAAGAAACACCACACTTCCCACCTCCAAATCGGAGGTGTTTTCAACAGCTGCTGATGGCCAGACAAGTGTTGAGATCAATGTTCTCCAAggtgaaagagaatttgttcgggACAACAAATCTCTTGGCAGCTTCCGACTTGATGGTATTCCACCAGCACCACGGGGTGTTCCCCAGATtgaagttaaatttgacattgaTGCCAATGGCATCCTTTCTGTAACTGCTGTCGATAAAGGAACCGGGAAGAAGCAGGACATCACTATTACTGGTGCCAGTACTTTGCCAAATGACGAG GTTGATAGAATGGTAAAGGAAGCTGAGAAGTTTTCAAAGGAGGATAAGGAGAGAAGGGATGCCATTGACACAAAGAACCAAGCTGATTCCGTTGTCTACCAGACTGAGAAGCAGCTGAAAGAGCTTGGAGACAAGGTTCCTGGTCCAGTCAAAGAGAAAGTTGAGGCAAAGTTACAAGAACTCAAGGATGCAATTGCAGGGGACTCAACACAAGGGATGAAGGATGCCATGGCTGCACTCAACCAAGAAGTTATGCAACTAGGCCAGTCACTTTACAACCAACCTGGTGCCGGAGGCAGCAGTGCAGGACCTGCAGCTGGTGGTGAAACCGGGCCTTCAGATTCATCAAACAAGGGTCCTGAAGGGGATGTAATTGATGCAGATTTCACTGACAGCAAGTGA